One window of Hydractinia symbiolongicarpus strain clone_291-10 chromosome 3, HSymV2.1, whole genome shotgun sequence genomic DNA carries:
- the LOC130636727 gene encoding protein sel-1 homolog 3-like isoform X1: MKHFNKICLQKCTWKKKEEKYYTKKKNREKKIEHKHPRKQVKDLMAWFILLLVTLFPLSVFMSDVDHQNPVFVSNNEEIDSAYSTSDYFSLPSSEKLSNDIDLVEIKTSPLIIFDKNVEFSVTYTSVMSRQLKITCSYKDAFDHIQTFSESTLLTEHKNTIIHQIELPEDIVYYDYQNIERPTNFFVKNIEISVLAVANYNNDPYVVATDSLEVSLPSPWLRKDRPTYCQSWLLHIQKKLKWKYIPKCSLLADTSVFSSILPFPGNEGGYVRKMEEFNWPGHILPHIKERFLNPSARFTLSFWAFFLKDCTAGLCMIVQHRNSTHFFSPLILLNNERKIHVQFQTVDGKGHAFTSIDLFPLKTWIHMVLTVDINIADLYIMYGTTLKHYHHVSHVSFNVNVTDGIWATGGYSGSNGFTGYLSDLKFYRNQVLPLHHIQKYMNMELNKLGYYNLEKTFHTCSLWRAVSSQYILRIPHWNSHCKLQGYWTATTKRKETCPIIKESLRKNVQPKMISYLKSVYNSNRKNATSLKLFAKMVYDAGIKEIMKASLSKSMALRLLELSGCLGYVNGYFLSATMNAYGLGIKRDARKAVYYHLLSSQKNNALSQLALAYRYQLGVDDTPKDVDVMTGYLRQAAVTSKKAFEQENHKVHTQSEMIRLDQAHLFRDVRGSDSDLFKWLSQQAKMGSSDARTKIAEMFFYGKQGVDANRALAVEMYEQGAVLGDANAIYNLGVINLKGLDVEKNVTKAFEYFHRAAEMNSSAAFNSLGYFEMLYNKNRSGAAYFWKKSADLGSLEGMNNYAFLLEGGLRTGDPPDKLGAFEMFKKAALKGQTNACIRVADYLMDGSVVPRDVGLASQYYRFVAEQLSDVGLFMRKAIDSYNNGNWYKSLVNHVQAAEAGIQLAGYNTALLLREYQSEASMAINRSDSFYFYNMTAELGWSLSLVELGHHNWLKENKRKASHYYARSVEKDSNPEALFNLGYIVEHGHPLDEKVKFQDTSFTTQVAGNSSIATMLYESCIKTKTEGGEGYYPCQLALLKLKIKMFIQINQTVVYCSSAAMLVAFASIVTMLKLATEQYF, from the exons cacGGAAACAAGTTAAAGATCTGATGGCTTGGTTTATACTTTTGCTTGTAACTCTCTTTCCATTATCTGTGTTTATGTCGGATGTGGATCATCAAAATCCTGTTTTTGTGTCGAATAATGAAGAAATTGATTCTGCATACTCAACAAGTGACTATTTTTCACTACCTTCAAGTGAAAAACTTTCCAACGACATTGATTTAGTTGAAATTAAAACAAGTCCATTGATTATATTCGACAAAAATGTAGAATTTTCTGTCACATACACATCTGTCATGTCTCGTCAACTCAAAATTACATGCTCGTACAAAGATGCATTTGATCATATTCAAACTTTTTCTGAAAGTACATTGCTAACCGAGCACAAAAACACGATTATACATCAAATAGAATTACCAGAAGACATTGTTTATTATGATTATCAAAACATAGAAAGACCGaccaatttttttgtaaaaaatatcgaAATATCAGTTTTGGCTGTAGCTAATTATAACAACGATCCATATGTTGTAGCAACAGATAGTCTTGAAGTATCCCTGCCTTCACCATGGCTTCGTAAAGATCGCCCTACATATTGTCAAAGCTGGTTGTTACACatacagaaaaaattaaaatggaaatatATTCCTAAATGTTCATTATTAGCAG ATACATCAGTGTTTTCATCCATCTTGCCTTTTCCTGGTAATGAAGGTGGCTATGTCAG gaAAATGGAAGAGTTCAATTGGCCAGGGCATATCTTGCCACACATAAAGGAAAGATTTTTAAATCCTTCAGCAAG atttaCGCTGTCTTTTTGGGCATTCTTTTTAAAGGATTGCACAGCTGGTTTGTGTATGATTGTTCAGCATCGTAACTCGACTCATTTCTTTTCACCTTTGATACTTCTTAACAATGAAA GAAAGATTCATGTACAGTTTCAGACTGTTGATGGAAAGGGACATGCTTTCACATCCATTGATTTGTTTCCGTTAAAGACATGGATTCACATGGTTTTAACTGTGGACATAAATATAGCAGATTTATATATCATGTATGGCACGACACTCAAGCATTACCATCATGT ttCTCACGTTAGTTTCAATGTCAATGTTACAGATGGTATATGGGCTACTGGTGGATACTCCGGCTCAAATGGGTTTACTGGTTATCTCAGTGATCTGAAATTTTATCGCAATCAAGTTTTGCCACTTCATCACATTCAAAAATACATGAATATGGAGCTTAATAAACTGGGTTATTACAACTTGGAAAAAACTTTCCATACCTGTTCACTGTGGCGAGCAGTCTCGTCCCAGTATATACTTCGAATTCCTCATTGGAACTCACATTGCAAACTGCAAGGATATTGGACTGCTACCactaaaagaaaagaaaccTGCCCTATAATCAAGGAAAGTTTGAGAAAAAACGTGCAGCCTAAAATGATTTCTTACTTGAAATCAGTTTATAACTCAAACAGGAAAAATGCAACGTCCCTGAAGTTGTTTGCAAAAATGGTTTATGATGCTGGAATAAAGGAAATT ATGAAAGCCTCGTTGTCAAAGTCTATGGCTTTACGATTACTAGAGTTATCTGGCTGTCTAGGATATGTCAATGGTTATTTTCTGTCAGCTACAATGAATGCGTATGGATTAGGAATAAAAAGGGATGCAAGAAAA GCTGTATATTACCATTTATTATCCAGTCAGAAAAACAATGCATTATCACAGCTTGCGCTTGCATACAGATACCAGCTTGGTGTAGACGATACACCGAAAGATGTCGATGTTATGACTg GTTATTTGCGACAGGCAGCAGTTACTTCCAAGAAAGCATTTGAGCAAGAAAACCATAAAGTTCAT ACTCAATCCGAGATGATTAGGTTGGATCAAGCTCATTTGTTTCGGGATGTGAGAGGATCGGATTCTGATTTATTCAAATGGTTATCACAACAAGCAAAGATGGGTTCTTCTGATGCAAGG aCGAAGATAGCGGAAATGTTTTTCTATGGTAAACAAGGCGTAGATGCGAATCGAGCACTAGCGGTGGAGATGTATGAACAAGGTGCTGTGTTAGGAGATGCGAATGCTATTTATAACCTGGGTGTCATTAATCTCAAG GGTTTGGACGTCGAAAAGAACGTTACAAAAGCGTTCGAATATTTTCACAGAGCAGCCGAAATGAATTCATCAGCAGCTTTCAACAGCTTAGGTTATTTCGAAATGTTGTATAACAAAAATCGAAGCGGAGCAGCATATTTTTGGAAGAAGTCGGCTGATTTGGGGAGTTTAGAAGGAATGAATAATTATGCTTTCTTACTTGAAGGTGGATTACGAACAGGTGATCCACCAGATAAG CTTGGTGCTTTCGAAATGTTTAAGAAAGCAGCATTGAAAGGTCAAACAAATGCTTGTATAAGAGTGGCTGATTATTTAATGGATGGAAGCGTGGTCCCTAGAGATGTCGGCTTAGCTTCACA ATATTATCGCTTTGTTGCTGAGCAGTTGAGCGATGTTGGTTTGTTCATGAGAAAAGCAATTGATTCTTACAACAATGGAAACTG GTATAAATCGTTGGTCAATCACGTGCAAGCAGCAGAAGCTGGTATTCAACTAGCTGGATATAATACTGCTCTTCTTTTAAGAGAATATCAG agtgAAGCATCTATGGCCATCAACAGAAGCgactctttttatttttacaatatgACAGCTGAACTTGGTTGGAGTTTGT CATTAGTCGAACTGGGACATCACAATTGgttgaaagaaaacaaaagaaaagcaaGTCATTATTATGCAAGATCAGTTGAGAAAGATAGCAACCCTGAG GCCCTATTTAATCTTGGATACATAGTTGAACATGGGCACCCTCTTGACGAGAAAGTCAAATTTCAAGATACCTCATTCACGACACAAGTGGCGGGAAATTCTTCTATTGCAACCATGCTGTACGAAAG TTGCATCAAGACGAAAACAGAGGGCGGAGAGGGATATTATCCATGTCAACTTGCTTTGTTAAAActcaaaattaaaatgtttataCAGATCAATCAAACG GTTGTTTACTGCTCGAGTGCTGCCATGTTAGTTGCATTTGCTTCCATAGTAACAATGTTAAAGTTGGCAACagaacaatatttttaa
- the LOC130636727 gene encoding protein sel-1 homolog 3-like isoform X2 codes for MYLIGMISLAARKQVKDLMAWFILLLVTLFPLSVFMSDVDHQNPVFVSNNEEIDSAYSTSDYFSLPSSEKLSNDIDLVEIKTSPLIIFDKNVEFSVTYTSVMSRQLKITCSYKDAFDHIQTFSESTLLTEHKNTIIHQIELPEDIVYYDYQNIERPTNFFVKNIEISVLAVANYNNDPYVVATDSLEVSLPSPWLRKDRPTYCQSWLLHIQKKLKWKYIPKCSLLADTSVFSSILPFPGNEGGYVRKMEEFNWPGHILPHIKERFLNPSARFTLSFWAFFLKDCTAGLCMIVQHRNSTHFFSPLILLNNERKIHVQFQTVDGKGHAFTSIDLFPLKTWIHMVLTVDINIADLYIMYGTTLKHYHHVSHVSFNVNVTDGIWATGGYSGSNGFTGYLSDLKFYRNQVLPLHHIQKYMNMELNKLGYYNLEKTFHTCSLWRAVSSQYILRIPHWNSHCKLQGYWTATTKRKETCPIIKESLRKNVQPKMISYLKSVYNSNRKNATSLKLFAKMVYDAGIKEIMKASLSKSMALRLLELSGCLGYVNGYFLSATMNAYGLGIKRDARKAVYYHLLSSQKNNALSQLALAYRYQLGVDDTPKDVDVMTGYLRQAAVTSKKAFEQENHKVHTQSEMIRLDQAHLFRDVRGSDSDLFKWLSQQAKMGSSDARTKIAEMFFYGKQGVDANRALAVEMYEQGAVLGDANAIYNLGVINLKGLDVEKNVTKAFEYFHRAAEMNSSAAFNSLGYFEMLYNKNRSGAAYFWKKSADLGSLEGMNNYAFLLEGGLRTGDPPDKLGAFEMFKKAALKGQTNACIRVADYLMDGSVVPRDVGLASQYYRFVAEQLSDVGLFMRKAIDSYNNGNWYKSLVNHVQAAEAGIQLAGYNTALLLREYQSEASMAINRSDSFYFYNMTAELGWSLSLVELGHHNWLKENKRKASHYYARSVEKDSNPEALFNLGYIVEHGHPLDEKVKFQDTSFTTQVAGNSSIATMLYESCIKTKTEGGEGYYPCQLALLKLKIKMFIQINQTVVYCSSAAMLVAFASIVTMLKLATEQYF; via the exons cacGGAAACAAGTTAAAGATCTGATGGCTTGGTTTATACTTTTGCTTGTAACTCTCTTTCCATTATCTGTGTTTATGTCGGATGTGGATCATCAAAATCCTGTTTTTGTGTCGAATAATGAAGAAATTGATTCTGCATACTCAACAAGTGACTATTTTTCACTACCTTCAAGTGAAAAACTTTCCAACGACATTGATTTAGTTGAAATTAAAACAAGTCCATTGATTATATTCGACAAAAATGTAGAATTTTCTGTCACATACACATCTGTCATGTCTCGTCAACTCAAAATTACATGCTCGTACAAAGATGCATTTGATCATATTCAAACTTTTTCTGAAAGTACATTGCTAACCGAGCACAAAAACACGATTATACATCAAATAGAATTACCAGAAGACATTGTTTATTATGATTATCAAAACATAGAAAGACCGaccaatttttttgtaaaaaatatcgaAATATCAGTTTTGGCTGTAGCTAATTATAACAACGATCCATATGTTGTAGCAACAGATAGTCTTGAAGTATCCCTGCCTTCACCATGGCTTCGTAAAGATCGCCCTACATATTGTCAAAGCTGGTTGTTACACatacagaaaaaattaaaatggaaatatATTCCTAAATGTTCATTATTAGCAG ATACATCAGTGTTTTCATCCATCTTGCCTTTTCCTGGTAATGAAGGTGGCTATGTCAG gaAAATGGAAGAGTTCAATTGGCCAGGGCATATCTTGCCACACATAAAGGAAAGATTTTTAAATCCTTCAGCAAG atttaCGCTGTCTTTTTGGGCATTCTTTTTAAAGGATTGCACAGCTGGTTTGTGTATGATTGTTCAGCATCGTAACTCGACTCATTTCTTTTCACCTTTGATACTTCTTAACAATGAAA GAAAGATTCATGTACAGTTTCAGACTGTTGATGGAAAGGGACATGCTTTCACATCCATTGATTTGTTTCCGTTAAAGACATGGATTCACATGGTTTTAACTGTGGACATAAATATAGCAGATTTATATATCATGTATGGCACGACACTCAAGCATTACCATCATGT ttCTCACGTTAGTTTCAATGTCAATGTTACAGATGGTATATGGGCTACTGGTGGATACTCCGGCTCAAATGGGTTTACTGGTTATCTCAGTGATCTGAAATTTTATCGCAATCAAGTTTTGCCACTTCATCACATTCAAAAATACATGAATATGGAGCTTAATAAACTGGGTTATTACAACTTGGAAAAAACTTTCCATACCTGTTCACTGTGGCGAGCAGTCTCGTCCCAGTATATACTTCGAATTCCTCATTGGAACTCACATTGCAAACTGCAAGGATATTGGACTGCTACCactaaaagaaaagaaaccTGCCCTATAATCAAGGAAAGTTTGAGAAAAAACGTGCAGCCTAAAATGATTTCTTACTTGAAATCAGTTTATAACTCAAACAGGAAAAATGCAACGTCCCTGAAGTTGTTTGCAAAAATGGTTTATGATGCTGGAATAAAGGAAATT ATGAAAGCCTCGTTGTCAAAGTCTATGGCTTTACGATTACTAGAGTTATCTGGCTGTCTAGGATATGTCAATGGTTATTTTCTGTCAGCTACAATGAATGCGTATGGATTAGGAATAAAAAGGGATGCAAGAAAA GCTGTATATTACCATTTATTATCCAGTCAGAAAAACAATGCATTATCACAGCTTGCGCTTGCATACAGATACCAGCTTGGTGTAGACGATACACCGAAAGATGTCGATGTTATGACTg GTTATTTGCGACAGGCAGCAGTTACTTCCAAGAAAGCATTTGAGCAAGAAAACCATAAAGTTCAT ACTCAATCCGAGATGATTAGGTTGGATCAAGCTCATTTGTTTCGGGATGTGAGAGGATCGGATTCTGATTTATTCAAATGGTTATCACAACAAGCAAAGATGGGTTCTTCTGATGCAAGG aCGAAGATAGCGGAAATGTTTTTCTATGGTAAACAAGGCGTAGATGCGAATCGAGCACTAGCGGTGGAGATGTATGAACAAGGTGCTGTGTTAGGAGATGCGAATGCTATTTATAACCTGGGTGTCATTAATCTCAAG GGTTTGGACGTCGAAAAGAACGTTACAAAAGCGTTCGAATATTTTCACAGAGCAGCCGAAATGAATTCATCAGCAGCTTTCAACAGCTTAGGTTATTTCGAAATGTTGTATAACAAAAATCGAAGCGGAGCAGCATATTTTTGGAAGAAGTCGGCTGATTTGGGGAGTTTAGAAGGAATGAATAATTATGCTTTCTTACTTGAAGGTGGATTACGAACAGGTGATCCACCAGATAAG CTTGGTGCTTTCGAAATGTTTAAGAAAGCAGCATTGAAAGGTCAAACAAATGCTTGTATAAGAGTGGCTGATTATTTAATGGATGGAAGCGTGGTCCCTAGAGATGTCGGCTTAGCTTCACA ATATTATCGCTTTGTTGCTGAGCAGTTGAGCGATGTTGGTTTGTTCATGAGAAAAGCAATTGATTCTTACAACAATGGAAACTG GTATAAATCGTTGGTCAATCACGTGCAAGCAGCAGAAGCTGGTATTCAACTAGCTGGATATAATACTGCTCTTCTTTTAAGAGAATATCAG agtgAAGCATCTATGGCCATCAACAGAAGCgactctttttatttttacaatatgACAGCTGAACTTGGTTGGAGTTTGT CATTAGTCGAACTGGGACATCACAATTGgttgaaagaaaacaaaagaaaagcaaGTCATTATTATGCAAGATCAGTTGAGAAAGATAGCAACCCTGAG GCCCTATTTAATCTTGGATACATAGTTGAACATGGGCACCCTCTTGACGAGAAAGTCAAATTTCAAGATACCTCATTCACGACACAAGTGGCGGGAAATTCTTCTATTGCAACCATGCTGTACGAAAG TTGCATCAAGACGAAAACAGAGGGCGGAGAGGGATATTATCCATGTCAACTTGCTTTGTTAAAActcaaaattaaaatgtttataCAGATCAATCAAACG GTTGTTTACTGCTCGAGTGCTGCCATGTTAGTTGCATTTGCTTCCATAGTAACAATGTTAAAGTTGGCAACagaacaatatttttaa
- the LOC130636731 gene encoding golgin subfamily A member 6-like protein 22 isoform X2, with the protein MQFQEKNEPTQKTSSTSLTEKRQTLGSSCTITKPKQQKNPIISSEKGQTLGSSGNITKSKFQPPQKQQQKNTISLTEKGSRWQEGDLLILMKEISVRNPFQTKKGSPQRRMAWQDIAENCEKSSITIPVSERVVRERFQIVKDKFLRKMRAEEKGSGITCTYSELEQLMQDLIDLECDCEKEATESKKENTEHDREKAINIRKRCMERMGDPGKRKKNKDNDRMDFFRERNESMMRDREEERKLRKAELDLRKEETGLMKDQQKLFQDSLLQMQAQQSQMMQLLLQKLEK; encoded by the exons ATGCAATTTCAAGAAAAGAACGAACCTACACAAAAGACATCATCAACTAGTTTAACAGAAAAACG tcaGACATTGGGATCATCGTGCACAATTACaaaaccaaaacaacaaaaaaaccctATTATTTCATCAGAAAAAGG tcaGACATTGGGATCATCAGGTAACATAACGAAATCAAAATTTCAACcgccacaaaaacaacaacaaaaaaacaccaTCAGTTTAACAGAAAAGGG GTCTAGGTGGCAAGAGGGTGACTTACTGATCCTGATGAAGGAGATATCAGTAAGAAACCCCTTTCAAACAAAGAAAGGATCACCGCAAAGAAGAATGGCATGGCAAGACATTGCAGAAAATTGCGAGAAGTCAAGCATAACAATTCCTGTTTCCGAAAGAGTGGTGAGAGAGAGGTTCCAGATAGTAAAAGAcaagtttttaagaaaaatgaggGCAGAAGAAAAAGGCAGTGGAATCACATGTACATACAGTGAGTTGGAGCAGTTGATGCAGGATTTAATTGATTTAGAGTGCGACTGTGAGAAAGAAGCAACTGagagtaaaaaagaaaacacagaaCATGACCGCGAAAAAGCTATAAATATAAGGAAAAGGTGTATGGAAAGAATGGGAGAtccaggaaaaagaaaaaaaaacaaggataaTGACAGGATGGATTTTTTTAGAGAAAGGAATGAATCTATGATGAGAGATAGAGAGGAGGAAAGGAAGCTGAGAAAGGCGGAATTGGACTTAAGAAAGGAAGAGACTGGTTTAATGAAAGACCAGCAGAAACTTTTTCAAGATTCATTACTGCAAATGCAAGCTCAACAGAGCCAAATGATGCAGTTGCTGTTACAGAAACTTGAAAAATAA
- the LOC130636731 gene encoding uncharacterized protein LOC130636731 isoform X1 has translation MKRIVINKDILQKLCKSLPSPGESSRDNTGQSFFKTNSTPTDFIVHGSDGKKAVEEWDKLCASQTLGSSCTITKPKQQKNPIISSEKGQTLGSSGNITKSKFQPPQKQQQKNTISLTEKGSRWQEGDLLILMKEISVRNPFQTKKGSPQRRMAWQDIAENCEKSSITIPVSERVVRERFQIVKDKFLRKMRAEEKGSGITCTYSELEQLMQDLIDLECDCEKEATESKKENTEHDREKAINIRKRCMERMGDPGKRKKNKDNDRMDFFRERNESMMRDREEERKLRKAELDLRKEETGLMKDQQKLFQDSLLQMQAQQSQMMQLLLQKLEK, from the exons ATGAAAAGAATTGTTATAAACAAAGATATActgcaaaaattatgcaaatctCTACCGTCACCTGGCGAAAGTTCTAGAGACAACACAggacaaagtttttttaaaacaaattcgaCTCCAACAGATTTTATAGTACATGGGAGTGATGGCAAAAAAGCTGTGGAAGAGTGGGATAAATTATGTgcgag tcaGACATTGGGATCATCGTGCACAATTACaaaaccaaaacaacaaaaaaaccctATTATTTCATCAGAAAAAGG tcaGACATTGGGATCATCAGGTAACATAACGAAATCAAAATTTCAACcgccacaaaaacaacaacaaaaaaacaccaTCAGTTTAACAGAAAAGGG GTCTAGGTGGCAAGAGGGTGACTTACTGATCCTGATGAAGGAGATATCAGTAAGAAACCCCTTTCAAACAAAGAAAGGATCACCGCAAAGAAGAATGGCATGGCAAGACATTGCAGAAAATTGCGAGAAGTCAAGCATAACAATTCCTGTTTCCGAAAGAGTGGTGAGAGAGAGGTTCCAGATAGTAAAAGAcaagtttttaagaaaaatgaggGCAGAAGAAAAAGGCAGTGGAATCACATGTACATACAGTGAGTTGGAGCAGTTGATGCAGGATTTAATTGATTTAGAGTGCGACTGTGAGAAAGAAGCAACTGagagtaaaaaagaaaacacagaaCATGACCGCGAAAAAGCTATAAATATAAGGAAAAGGTGTATGGAAAGAATGGGAGAtccaggaaaaagaaaaaaaaacaaggataaTGACAGGATGGATTTTTTTAGAGAAAGGAATGAATCTATGATGAGAGATAGAGAGGAGGAAAGGAAGCTGAGAAAGGCGGAATTGGACTTAAGAAAGGAAGAGACTGGTTTAATGAAAGACCAGCAGAAACTTTTTCAAGATTCATTACTGCAAATGCAAGCTCAACAGAGCCAAATGATGCAGTTGCTGTTACAGAAACTTGAAAAATAA